Proteins encoded together in one Papaver somniferum cultivar HN1 unplaced genomic scaffold, ASM357369v1 unplaced-scaffold_117, whole genome shotgun sequence window:
- the LOC113329838 gene encoding putative leucine-rich repeat receptor-like protein kinase At2g19210: MEVLYKPPRYTYLHSKTKSMKTSLPNLPLLLLCSYFSCFLLLVPAVSAKVFLSIDCGSSSLKPRTDNNTIEWVGDGPYIQTGEIHKVNVPAVIPGFDSDALNTLRAFPTRKKNCYSIDIDDKEEDDNTTTVERVLVRASFYYGNYDNKSIPPKFNLQFNGNNWGQMETANDSVVYSEMVFSLNKSSNIDVCLSQTQPNNIPFISALEVRSLDSDAYSYVPSEYPLFFHLRAAYGANKNIRYPEDSFDRIWSWIGPLESTSPLMRVRSNSPSIDVDNIEDEPPEKIFRTALLRLNSSEDIFYSDTTDFTVPLNFNAYFSEVVKLNSTQKRSFDIVVNNNLDNSIILPKNPVIPPYGRALEVHILNVTAINSTVTLDFARTNGSTLPSLLNALEAFTIGEKLAQGTNSNDVKALGLLQKNFSQLQDWSGDPCLPSPYTWDWVTCNNDTDSPRITGLYLNDHGLTGILPDFSAMNALETINLRNNSLMKEIPGFLGTFPKLTALNLADNNFSGTIPSSLLNNDNLKLETSGNPNLCTNTSTICNTEKQVPSPRTGSSDTSPSIIPSRNNGKSFKVSGRPVLILLIVFFSLYLL, from the exons ATGGAAGTTCTATATAAGCCCCCACGCTATACTTATCTGCACAGTAAGACTAAAAGCATGAAAACCTCACTTCCCAATCTCCCACTCCTGTTACTCTGTTCATATTTCTCATGTTTTCTTCTCCTTGTGCCAGCAGTATCTGCAAAAG TTTTTTTGAGCATAGATTGTGGTTCTTCGTCATTGAAACCTCGTACTGACAACAATACGATCGAATGGGTCGGGGACGGTCCTTATATACAAACTGGAGAAATTCATAAAGTCAATGTACCTGCAGTTATACCTGGTTTCGATTCTGATGCTTTGAACACTCTTAGAGCATTCCCAACCCGAAAAAAGAATTGTTACTCAATAGATattgatgataaagaagaagacgATAATACTACCACGGTTGAACGAGTTCTTGTTCGAGCTAGTTTCTATTACGGAAACTATGACAACAAATCCATCCCACCTAAGTTCAATCTTCAATTCAATGGGAACAATTGGGGACAAATGGAAACAGCAAATGACTCTGTCGTATACAGTGAAATGGTATTTTCATTGAACAAGAGTAGCAATATTGACGTATGTCTttctcaaactcaacccaataacATTCCCTTTATATCCGCTCTCGAAGTAAGAAGTCTGGATTCAGATGCTTACAGTTATGTCCCTTCAGAATATCCGTTGTTTTTCCACCTAAGAGCTGCTTATggtgccaacaaaaatataag GTACCCTGAAGATAGTTTCGATCGAATATGGAGCTGGATTGGACCACTAGAAAGCACTAGTCCTTTGATGAGGGTTAGAAGTAACTCGCCATCCATAGATGTCGACAACATTGAGGATGAACCTCCTGAAAAGATATTTAGGACAGCATTATTGCGTTTGAATTCGTCGGAAGACATATTTTATTCTGACACTACAGATTTTACCGTTCCTTTAAATTTCAATGCGTATTTTTCAGAAGTGGTTAAACTGAATTCTACTCAGAAACGATCATTTGATATAGTAGTTAATAATAACCTCGATAACAGTATTATTCTTCCTAAGAACCCTGTGATTCCACCTTATGGACGCGCTTTGGAGGTTCACATTCTCAATGTGACTGCTATCAACTCTACAGTTACACTTGATTTTGCACGGACAAATGGTTCAACTCTTCCTTCATTACTCAATGCCCTTGAAGCGTTTACTATCGGTGAAAAATTGGCTCAAGGAACCAATTCAAACGATG TGAAAGCATTGGGTTTATTGCAAAAGAATTTCAGTCAGCTACAAGATTGGAGTGGTGATCCTTGTTTACCTTCACCATACACTTGGGATTGGGTTACTTGTAATAATGATACGGATTCTCCTCGAATTACAGGACT GTATCTCAATGACCATGGATTAACAGGCATTTTACCCGACTTCAGTGCCATGAATGCTCTGGAAACCAT AAATTTGCGCAACAACAGTTTGATGAAAGAAATTCCTGGATTTCTTGGCACATTTCCTAAACTCACAGCATT AAACCTGGCAGATAATAATTTTTCCGGAACAATACCTTCGTCACTATTAAACAACGACAATTTGAAGTTGGA aacTTCGGGTAATCCAAACTTGTGCACGAATACATCAACAATATGCAATACTGAAAAACAAGTTCCTTCCCCAAGGACGGGCAGCAGTGATACTAGTCCAAGCATTATTCCGTCCCGAAACAACGGAAAGAGTTTTAAAGTATCAGGACGACCAGTATTAATACTCTTGATTGTGTTTTTTAGTTTATATTTACTGTAA